The Ovis aries strain OAR_USU_Benz2616 breed Rambouillet chromosome 6, ARS-UI_Ramb_v3.0, whole genome shotgun sequence DNA segment CTACAAGGTCATCACCATGATCATGATACCAAATAGATAAGCACATTGCAAGAAGATAAAACTAAAGTTAATATCCAGATTGAGTATTgttgcaaaaattctcaacaaaatatcaaTCAACAAGCCAAATTCAAGAggacattaaaagaatacatttgaaccagttctgatgagatggatgaaactggagccgattatacagagtgaagtaagccagaaagaaaaacaccaatacagtatactaacgcatatatatggaatttagaaagatggcaatgatgaccctgtatgcaagacagcaaaaaagacacagatgtgtatagcagacttctggactcagagggagagggagagggtgggattgtttgggagaatggcattgaaacatgtatactatcatgtaagaatcaaatcaccagtctatgtccaatgcagtttacagcatgcttggggctggtgcacggggatgacccagagggatgttgtggggagggcggtgggaggggggttcatgtttgggatggcatgtacacccgtggtggattcctgtcaatgtatggcaaaaccaatacagtattgtaaactaaaataaagtaaaaataaaaattaaaaaaaaaacaaaattaaaagacttttaaaaaataagtaaaatgaagggATTATtactctgaaaagaaaaagaattatatagTAAGATCATGTGAGATTTATCTCTGTGATGCAAGgataaatagaatgaaaaataaaataacttgactatctcaatagatgtcCAAAAAACTTTTGACAAGATATGACATTCTTTCATGATAAACCCCTCAACGTATAgggtatagaaggaacatatctcaatgTAATAAAGaacatatatgacaaacccaaagctaacattatactcaacagtgaacacttgaaagctttttctctaatcagaaacaaaacaaggatgccTACTCCCACTATATAGAATTCAGTTTCCTTACTGTGTACTAATAATGAAACATCTGGAAAAAACTATCCCattcacaatagcatcaaaaggaagaaaatagctagaaataaatttaatcacTGACGTGAAAGATCTGTACAGTGATAACTATAAGAAATtgtagaaatagaagaaaacacaaataaatggaaagtcaTCATATGACATGGACCAGAAGACTAATACTGCAAAAATGTTGACATTACCAAAAGCCCAAAGGATCACACCTTGAAATTTCATATTTACCACAAAGTTTCAATATTTCAAATAGTGTACTGGCCCCCAAATAGACACATAGACCATGGAACAGCATACAGGGTTCAACTAATAGTCAACAAGGGAGCAACAAGGGAGACAAAAACACCAATTGTGGAAATGTTagtcacttctttcttttctgagaaaactggataaactatgaaaaaaacaaaaaaccagaccACTCATGAAAACAACTCAAAATGTATCAGTGTATCAATGACTTAAACACAAGACCAGATACCATAACAtccctaaaagaaaatataaggttAGGAACTCCTTGACACTCGTCTGGAAAATGATGTTTTTGTATAGGACATCTAGACcacaacaaaagggaaaaatcacAAGTGGGGCTACATCaagcttaaaagcttctgcacagcaaaagaaataatcaacaaGACGAAAATGTGATCTACAGagtggaagaaaagttttgtaaCCACATATTGAATGAGGGGTTAAGATTCAGAATATATGCACAACTCACACAACAAAATTCAATTAAAGAATGGGCAGATGAACAAAATAGACCCTTTACAAAGAAGATTTCCAAATGGTCACCAGGTAtaggaaaagatactcaacatcagtaatcatcagggaaatgtattTCAAAATCACAATCAGATATTACCTCCCCCCTATTAGAAAGTCTATAACCAAGAAGAGAAAAGTGttgtgagaatgtggagaaaagtgaatgcTTGTACACtctcagtgggaatgtaaattggtttaaCCCTTATGGAACATACATTGAAGGTTCCTAAAACAGTTAAAGATAGATCtattgtatgatccagcaattctacttctggatatagagtcaaaggaaataaaaaccggATATAGAAGAGGTATATGGGCTCCATGTtgactgcagcattattcacaattagCCGAGGAAAAAACTTAAGTGCCCACCAATGGATGAATTATTTAAAGAAGTTTCATagatacacacagacatgcacacacacacacacggagacacATGTGCTCAGAATGAAATGTTATTCACCcacgagaaagaaggaaatcctgccattttggACAATATGGGTGGactttgaagacattatgctaaaacGTGTGCTGtcattttaatctttattctCTTCCTATAATCAAATAATCCACTATGATATATATCCGAAAAGTTGTAATCCTAGCTTATGCCTTTTCAATGTTCAAGAAAACTGTGatcttattatatttgttattttccaagtaaatattttattgtatctcatttttattgtatctcctttaatatattttattgtatctgATTTAGTATAATTTACcatttcctagtggctcagatggtaaagaatgtgcctggaGTGCAGGAAAccaggatttgatctctgggtcaggaagatcccctggagaagggaatggctgcctacgccagtattcttgcctggagaatcccatggacagaggagcctggtgggctacagtccgtagtgtCACAAAACGTCacatatgactgaagtgacttagcagcagcagcatttaatataaagattttaaatgtcAGGAATTTTTAAGGTTTTGGTTATCAGATGAAGAAGATgaaatattaaagtatttttgtAAGTTTTAAGGCTTTTCACCACAGCACTAGCTAAAATAAATGCCCATTTCCAACAACAGAAATGAATGTACATATAACTGTATGTTtttattcccaacccagagatttatttaaatttttttaaagtaaatcatcctgattcatgtcaatgtatggcaaaacccaccacaataatgtaaagtaattatcctccaattaaattaatttaaaataaagaaaaaaatgagttaatGTGATATCTCTGTGAATACTGTACTCTAGCTTTCACTCATTATTGTCTATATCTAGCAATAATCTGCTAAATGGTCTCTTCCTACTCTTTACCATTTACAATCCAACCCAGTGACGacatcttgctttttatttttaataatatatgacTATCTCTTTCTCAGGGTTTTtgtcatagctcagtcagtaaagagtctgccggcaatgcaggagacctgggttggattcccaggttgggaaaatcctctggagaaggaaatggcaacccgctccagtattcacacttggagaatcccatggacagaggagcctggcagtccgtAGTCCATGTGatggcaagagtcggacacaacttagagaccaAACCACTGCCAtcacctctttctttcttaatccTTTCAATATTCTTCCCAATGCCCCTACTAGATGTTTCCAATCTTTACAATTATCTGTTTCCAACTTACCTCTATAGCATCATCTTCTTTATTCAGCCTTTTCCTATCTAGACTAAACTTGGACTTTTTGGCAACTGTCATTACTACTCCAACTACCtttcttttatatcttcttcCAACTGAGCTACGAGAGAAGTCCATATCTTCTTCCACCCCTGCCCTATTCCTCTGTTTATTCCTGAGCATCCTTCAGATCTCATAATTGTCTGTGAATCAGAGATACATTATATGATTCATGCTGAATATTTCTTTAGCACTCTGGTCTTTCCATCTTATACCATTTTTTACAACTTGATTGTGTTCTGTCATTTCAGGTGGACTGTCAGGTGGTAGAAACTGTGCCTACACCATTTGCCTATATTAGCACTCACTTCTGGAATATGCTATATACAAAATTATCCTGTAATAATTATAATACAATTATAATGTAACATATTATAGTGAGATGAGGtgtttgggtggcatcaccaggTGATAATatcactattattttatttatatgaaatatatatttttatatagaacTATGTGTCCTTTAATGAATGATGCTTCTCTATGTGTGAATAATGAAATTGCAATTTAATTGATGTATTATCAAAGTGTCCCATGTACTCTAGTTTATTCTGTAATGATAATGAAATTCAGATAGATGTGCTGATACAGAAATATATCACTTTCTAGGTGAAAGTTCACTTTATCCAGGTTCCCATATCTGACTACCTGTAATCAAACATTCTAAATAAAGAATGCAGAATATTCCTATTGAAAACACAAAGTTCACGTAGAACAGCAAGGAGGAGTAGGTGACCTTAGGCAGAGGCTTGGCAGGTTTGCAGTGGAGCCCTCCAACAAATTCAACATTTGGTAGTAGTGGACGAGGAAATGAAAAGTCCCAGTAGCTTCGAATGAGCCACATTTCGGCTTTCCCCATCGTCTCTGATAAGGTAGTAGATCTTcctgaaagtaaaaaggaaaacaacaacaaatgtttgaTCAAATGAGACTATTGTCATATGCATATATTAGATAATTTTTGTAAAGGAACTTGGGATGTTTTGGAGCGATATTTGAATGTGTCTGTTTCTTGATAAATCTATACATAGCATAGTATAGGATAATAAAGTATATCTGGAATACATCTGTTTCTACATAAGCAGAAACAATTTCTAAAAGCTAAGTGGATACTTATACTACAAATATGTGTATAACTTTCAATGTACATGTCTTCATTTATCAAGACAGTTTATGAGATTCTTAATgactttaagttaaaaaaagaagttttgtAAGTTGGATAGTAACTTACAGATGTCCTAGGTACTTCAGTCTGTGGTAAATGACTTCCTGGTATCCGATACTAGTAATGGGCTTTACCCTACCCTCTAATTTAAGTGTTTGCATAATATTTGTTAGACTGAgggtcattttatatttttatttcactgtttcaCTTATTTGAGATAAATTTTTGTGAATTTATATTTAGACAAACTCAACTTCCAAGGCACTAGGAAAAATAAGACTTCATTCTACCAACTAAAAACATGAATTACCTAGTCGTTTCGCTGCTAAGTGATaactgactcttttcaactccgtGGACTAAAGCCCaacaggcttccctttccatgggatttcccaggcaaaaacactggaatggaatgccatttctttttccaagggatctttctgaccaaagGATcaatcttgtgtctcctgccttggcaggtagattctctaccactgagctaccaggaagcccaaCTTACCTAGTACTTCACTGTAAAACTGATTCCACTTCTTATCGTTGTATGCTGTGAAGAAAAGGTCAAAATAAAGTGtgtaaaacatatttttgacCCTCTCCATGAATGTCATGCGATCACTTAATTCTGAAAACATAACAGGTACATAAGATGGTGGGAATGGAAGTCTTCCGctattcttttcaattatatgGCCAGGTGAGGTGTAATGACTGTACACGAATGGTATCTTAAGTAATTCAGCCAGCAGTTCACCACAGGGTCCAACGGCATCTGCAATAAGGATATCAAACCTTGATTCCTGTAGTTTTGTCATTAATTTCTTGTTGGAAACAGCGTCTTTACACATCCTTAAAGCAGTATCAAAAAATTCCCAAAATAAACTTTTCACTGTTGCCAAATAGGACCAAAAGGAATCTTTTGCCACATATGTCCATTCCTCAAGAAGACGTTCCATAAAATTCTCATAATCACTTTTTGTTAAAGTTGTAGGAAAAGTCTCAAATCTCATAGTAGATGGTTTGCTGGAATTAGGAATAGTGGAAGCTGAAGATATCAGAACAGTCACCTCATGACCCTTCATGACAAGTTCCTCCAGAATTGTCTTCATATTCATCCAGTGACTAAATTCCACTGGCCACACCAGCACCTTTCCACAACTCCCACCGCTAAAGCAACAAGTcagctgtagcagcagcagaagcaagagtcttttcaTAGGCATCTTGCTCATATGCAGTCCTTTAAAAATAACTACTGTAATCTTTTGCTATTGCTCAGGCTTATATCCAGAAGTCATCAACCAGAAGTTAAATTATAACTCCTATTCCTTAAAAAAGTAGATTACATGAATAGTCAGCAGATGTGGAAATcaagtgaaaaggcaaagtgcAGAATGTTTCCAGATTATACAGTGTGTTTAGTATTGATTTGTCAGTGCTGTCACCCTTCTTGTACACACACATCAACTATATTCTATGAGAAAGAAGACTAACTAGtgtaaaacaatagcaaatgagaGGCTCTTGTGTCTGCAGTCACTTTGACACAGAATTAGAGATAAGGTGACATCAACAAAATGGAGGGTTATGAGGTCACAACAATTGTATCCCTCACagaaacagcaaaaacaataaaTGATCAACTGCAAATCATGTAATTTATTTGGGGAAAGTTCTGgactaaaatgaaaaagcagcagAAATCCTGCAGTTTGCAAAGGCTGAAGATGTGTGTTCTGATTTTTTTAGTGTAATGTATTAATTCTAAAGATATCAATTAAGTTTGACTGGTCAATTGTATAATTTATGATCACTATTGCCATATTGATTATTTTGTCTGAACGATCTGCCTACTGATGACAGTGGCCACTTAAAGCAGAAGGAgacaacaaaagatgagatggttagatagcatcactgactcaatggacatgagtgtgagcaaactctgggagatggtgaaggacagggaagcctggtatgctgtgggcCATCAGGTGATGTTATCAGGTTGATCAGTAAACATAGGAAAGCCCACCATAGGGATCTCACGGCAGATGGCCTTGTAAGTGCTGTTGGTTCTACCATGAGTTATAAAGCCTTTGGTTTTTGGATGATCTATCACTGAGTGACATTCAGtacaattattaataataattcagaataaaacaagaaatggGCCTTATAAGGCACTGTAAAAAGCAATGTTTTTAAGATAACAGATGGTTACACACAGGAAACTGCATTTAAATTGCTTTCAGAACTCACAGCCAGAAACTCCTGTCTGCTGGAGAGATAAGTGATGACTTCATGAAAGAAATGCTTTGTCACTTGGATTTCACAAGTGAATTCAAGATTGGcagaaaaacaacttaaaaaacactctggGTAAAAGAAACCACATATGCATAAAAAGGGGGCATTCAGAAATATATTCTCTAAAAGATTAAGGAAGTCATTTAATCTGATAAGAATGGTGTCAAAATCACCGAAAGGGTAATGGTAGTAACTGTGGaaccaaagaaaagagaatcttcattttattaagaaatatgCTACCTCTTCATGGAAATGATTGTGGATTTCATTTCTGTAGAAAATGGAGAGTCACTGGTAATAAATAAGGAGCTATTCTTTATCAGTAGTATTTAAAATACTCCTACACAGGAGAACCAATAGGTGCAAGGAAACCATTCAGAGGTAGAACAGTAACCCATTAAGCCACTCACTGTTACAAGCAACTACAGGCAAAaggaagatattttaattttgggCATAAGGGATATGACCAATGTATAATACAGTGCCAACTATGATATGTTCTCCTTCTCCCCTCTAGTGTTGGGAGTGAAAACACAGAAgtaaattttctttctgaatgtcTTAATAATAAACACTtgataagtttgtttcctattgAAGTACTATCACTCTGCTCAGCTGTTAATCATGTTTTTAGGATTTGTTCTGCCAATATTTACCAAGAAGGTCATTCTGGGGGAATTCAGTTATACAGACAAATATTGGGTCCTAAGGTGTCTGGCTTTTTGCCATCATATCTCCATAGAACCTGTTAGGGTAACAAAAATACCTTATTCAATTAGTTTAAAGTTATAGCATTAGAATTCAAGAGATTAAAAGATAACATTAAATGTCTTCCATATGGCACGTAAGGAAGAAAGGATGCGCGATCATAAGCAACGATAACTATTAATGCACTGACATCAGTAGGAATAGTTATATTTTACATACTTATTACTATATTCATTCAGCTATGGAGTATAATCATGACCATTTACACATGATGGCATAGACAAATGATGTTTACATTTACAAATGAAGCCTTTTTTTGTAATTTGTAAGTatcaataaactgttgaaaaagtTCCAACTTTGTgataataaaatttattcagCTGACCATGAACACTTTAACAATGAACCGCAAAGGAGTGACAGTGTCAATCTGTAGTTTCTATGCCCAGTACAAAAGTAAGGTACAGATTTTGGAATTCCCAATCAATTCTCATACTCTGGATTATAATTTATAGTGTTTAACCTCTATCTGCTCTGGAAATGTAAAGTAAGTCTATCAGCAAAGAAACAGCATAGGTCATTAGGAGAAGATCACAATATCAGAGAGCAAACTATAAAAGTAGTTCAAAATATCCAAAGACCTCAGGGGAATTTTATGTATTAGAAAATAAGGTACCACTCTATTTTATGGAGAAAGAAGTTGCTGAATCTTTTCCATGCCACTTTCCTTATGCTTGATTCCTTCCTACAGTCCCTCTCCCTCCTCAATCAGAAGGAGCAATGTGACAGGTTAGAAGCAGAGTCCATTAAGTGCCAGACCTTACCATGCACAGAGCTTACTTAAGGGCAGGACCCCGTCTTCTCTTCAATCTTCCTGATTTAGACTTTGTCAGGACCAAGTCACCAAGGTGGctgatgtttatctttctctaagTCACTGTGTCTGGATGGGATCTGGAGGTCTCTTAGGGAGCCCTGACCATCCGTTCTCTGAATAGCA contains these protein-coding regions:
- the LOC114115345 gene encoding UDP-glucuronosyltransferase 2B4-like isoform X1 codes for the protein MSKMPMKRLLLLLLLQLTCCFSGGSCGKVLVWPVEFSHWMNMKTILEELVMKGHEVTVLISSASTIPNSSKPSTMRFETFPTTLTKSDYENFMERLLEEWTYVAKDSFWSYLATVKSLFWEFFDTALRMCKDAVSNKKLMTKLQESRFDILIADAVGPCGELLAELLKIPFVYSHYTSPGHIIEKNSGRLPFPPSYVPVMFSELSDRMTFMERVKNMFYTLYFDLFFTAYNDKKWNQFYSEVLGRSTTLSETMGKAEMWLIRSYWDFSFPRPLLPNVEFVGGLHCKPAKPLPKEMEEFVQSSGENGIVVFSLGSMVSNMSEDRAEVIASAFAQIPQKVLWRYDGKKPDNLGPNTRLYKWLPQNDLLGHPKTKAFITHGGSNGVYEAIYHGIPMVGTPLFADQADNIARMKSKGTAVRLDLETMSTRDLLDALKEVINNPSYKENVMRLSAIQHDQPMKPLDRAVFWIEFVMRHKGAKHLRPALHDLTWFQYHSLDVIGFLLACVATAIFVITKCCLFCCWKFAKTGKKGKRD